From Amycolatopsis sp. YIM 10, the proteins below share one genomic window:
- the sucD gene encoding succinate--CoA ligase subunit alpha: MAIFLTERSRIIVQGMTGSEGRKHTARMLAAGASVVGGVTPGRGGQTAEIGGVRLPVYDDVGKAMVETGADTSVIFVPPRFAKDAVVEAIDAEIGLAVVITEGIPVHDAAWFWAHAVAKGGRTRIIGPNCPGVISPGKSNAGIIPADITGAGPIGLVSKSGTLTYQLMHELRDIGFTTAVGIGGDPVIGTTHIDALAEFQADPATEVIVLIGEIGGDAEERAAEYIAERVTKPVVGYVAGFTAPEGKTMGHAGAIVSGSSGTAAAKKAALEAVGVLVGRTPTETANLVRRLLEGE; this comes from the coding sequence ATGGCGATCTTCCTGACCGAGCGATCCCGGATCATCGTCCAGGGCATGACCGGGTCCGAAGGGCGCAAGCACACCGCGCGCATGCTCGCCGCCGGTGCCTCCGTGGTCGGTGGCGTCACGCCCGGCCGGGGCGGGCAGACCGCGGAGATCGGCGGTGTTCGGCTGCCGGTCTACGACGACGTCGGCAAGGCGATGGTGGAAACCGGCGCGGACACCTCGGTGATCTTCGTGCCGCCGCGCTTCGCCAAGGACGCCGTGGTGGAGGCGATCGACGCGGAGATCGGGCTGGCGGTGGTGATCACCGAGGGCATCCCGGTGCACGACGCGGCCTGGTTCTGGGCGCACGCGGTGGCCAAGGGCGGCCGCACCCGGATCATCGGGCCGAACTGCCCCGGCGTGATCAGTCCCGGCAAGTCCAACGCGGGCATCATCCCGGCCGACATCACCGGCGCCGGGCCGATCGGGCTGGTGTCTAAGTCGGGCACGCTGACCTACCAGCTGATGCACGAGCTGCGTGACATCGGTTTCACCACCGCGGTCGGCATCGGCGGTGACCCGGTCATCGGCACCACGCACATCGACGCGCTGGCGGAGTTCCAGGCCGATCCGGCGACCGAGGTGATCGTGCTGATCGGCGAGATCGGCGGGGACGCCGAGGAACGCGCGGCGGAGTACATCGCCGAGCGGGTGACCAAGCCGGTGGTCGGCTACGTCGCCGGATTCACCGCCCCGGAAGGGAAAACCATGGGGCACGCGGGCGCGATCGTGTCCGGCTCGTCCGGGACGGCCGCGGCGAAGAAGGCGGCGCTGGAGGCCGTCGGCGTGCTCGTCGGCCGGACCCCGACCGAGACGGCGAACCTGGTGCGACGGCTGCTGGAGGGCGAATGA
- the sucC gene encoding ADP-forming succinate--CoA ligase subunit beta, protein MDLYEYQAKELFSAHGVPVGPQRVVTAPGAAVDAAAEFGTPVVLKAQVKTGGRGKAGGVKLARTPEAAWADAEAILGMDIKGHVVRRLLVTPASDIRAEFYVSYLLDRAGRTFLALASAEGGVDIEENPDSLARVPIDAIEGVDLAKAKEIAAAAGLPDTAAEVLVKLWEVFVGEDATLVEVNPLARDGDDRIVALDGKVTLDGNAAFRHPGHADLVDTETEEPLESAAKAKGLNYVKLDGHVGVIGNGAGLVMSTLDVVAGAGAAPANFLDIGGGASAEVMAAGLEIILSDPDVRSVLVNVFGGITACDAVADGIVKAFDLLGTVERPIVVRLDGNNAEAGREILDRAALPGLIRADTMDSAARRAAELAGA, encoded by the coding sequence GTGGATCTGTACGAGTACCAAGCCAAGGAGCTGTTCTCGGCGCACGGAGTTCCGGTCGGCCCGCAGCGCGTGGTCACCGCCCCCGGCGCCGCCGTCGACGCGGCCGCGGAATTCGGCACTCCCGTGGTCCTCAAGGCACAGGTGAAAACCGGCGGGCGCGGCAAGGCCGGGGGAGTGAAGCTGGCCAGGACTCCCGAAGCCGCGTGGGCCGACGCCGAAGCCATTCTCGGCATGGACATCAAGGGGCACGTGGTGCGGCGCCTGCTGGTCACCCCGGCCTCGGACATCCGCGCGGAGTTCTACGTGTCCTACCTGCTCGACCGGGCCGGGCGCACCTTTCTCGCGCTGGCCTCGGCCGAGGGCGGGGTGGACATCGAGGAGAACCCCGATTCGCTGGCCAGGGTCCCGATCGACGCCATCGAGGGCGTGGATCTGGCCAAGGCCAAGGAAATCGCGGCAGCCGCCGGGCTGCCCGACACCGCGGCCGAGGTGCTGGTGAAGTTGTGGGAGGTCTTCGTCGGCGAGGACGCCACGCTGGTCGAGGTGAACCCGCTGGCCCGCGACGGTGACGACCGGATCGTCGCGCTGGACGGGAAAGTCACGCTCGACGGCAACGCCGCGTTCCGCCATCCCGGCCACGCCGACCTGGTGGACACCGAAACCGAGGAACCGCTCGAATCGGCGGCGAAGGCCAAGGGGCTCAACTACGTCAAGCTCGACGGCCACGTCGGCGTGATCGGCAACGGCGCCGGGCTGGTCATGTCCACTTTGGACGTCGTGGCCGGGGCCGGTGCGGCGCCGGCGAACTTCCTCGACATCGGCGGCGGCGCTTCGGCCGAGGTGATGGCGGCCGGGCTGGAGATCATCCTCTCCGATCCGGATGTGCGCAGCGTGCTGGTGAACGTCTTCGGCGGGATCACCGCCTGCGACGCGGTCGCCGACGGCATCGTCAAGGCCTTCGACCTGCTCGGCACCGTCGAACGGCCGATCGTGGTGCGCCTGGACGGCAACAACGCCGAGGCGGGCCGCGAAATCCTGGACCGCGCGGCCCTGCCGGGGCTGATCCGGGCCGACACCATGGACTCCGCCGCGCGGCGCGCGGCCGAACTCGCGGGAGCGTGA
- a CDS encoding DUF3800 domain-containing protein produces the protein MRDDEHSFVEIACDESGSEGEKLIGGETDVFAHAGVRLSPAAAGECLREIRERIRSPALEYKANHLLRSKHRPVLTWLLSPDGPVHGLAEVHLTDKAFFTAGLLADLLGEDKERLHADGLRAFGAAGWTRVLGAFNDSIRSTNRQHPVDSLAELVAGTGLADRLRQADVAAWRDGVIVNPLLPALAEIVRRAGHGGRGVSVVHDEQPSLTVRRIAQVRELIGNVPLRLRFVDSRADARVQVADFLAGVARKIASDELNGRGDAELTALLRPFTAPSAAWWNGVRRASCRDLPVGG, from the coding sequence ATGCGTGACGACGAGCACTCGTTCGTCGAGATCGCCTGCGACGAATCCGGTTCCGAGGGCGAGAAGCTCATCGGCGGGGAGACCGACGTGTTCGCGCACGCCGGGGTGCGGCTGAGCCCGGCCGCCGCCGGGGAGTGCCTGCGGGAGATCCGCGAGCGCATCCGCTCCCCCGCGCTGGAGTACAAGGCCAACCACCTGCTGCGGTCGAAGCACCGGCCGGTGCTGACCTGGCTGCTGAGCCCGGACGGTCCCGTGCACGGCCTGGCCGAGGTGCACCTGACCGACAAGGCGTTCTTCACCGCGGGCCTGCTGGCCGATCTGCTCGGCGAGGACAAGGAACGCCTGCACGCCGATGGCCTGCGCGCGTTCGGCGCCGCCGGGTGGACGCGCGTGCTCGGCGCCTTCAACGACTCGATCCGCTCCACCAACCGGCAGCACCCGGTCGACTCACTGGCCGAACTGGTGGCCGGGACCGGCCTGGCGGACCGGCTCCGCCAGGCCGATGTGGCCGCGTGGCGCGACGGGGTGATCGTGAACCCGCTGCTGCCCGCCCTCGCCGAAATCGTGCGCCGCGCCGGTCACGGCGGCCGCGGTGTTTCCGTGGTGCACGACGAACAGCCCTCGCTGACCGTGCGGCGCATCGCCCAGGTGCGCGAGCTGATCGGGAACGTCCCACTGCGCCTGCGCTTCGTCGACTCCCGCGCGGACGCCAGGGTGCAGGTCGCCGACTTCCTCGCCGGGGTCGCCAGGAAAATCGCCTCCGACGAGCTGAACGGGCGCGGCGACGCCGAACTGACCGCGTTGCTGCGTCCGTTCACCGCGCCTTCGGCCGCCTGGTGGAACGGAGTGCGCCGGGCATCGTGCCGTGACCTCCCCGTGGGAGGATGA
- a CDS encoding 2-hydroxy-3-oxopropionate reductase, whose product MSNSIGFIGLGIMGGPMSVNLAAAGYQVAGYDVHRPALEKLVAAGGRPCDRIAEAVVDADVVITMLPDSPQVEEVVLGEEGVLDFAKPGTLLIDMSTIRPETSRRVAALASTRCVRVLDAPVSGGQQGAIDGVLSIMAGGDEKDFLAATEIFDVLGKTRVHVGPHGAGQTVKAANQLVVGGTYALVAEAIVLLEASGVDAAAGLEVLAGGLAGSRILELKRKSMVAREFQPGFRIDLHHKDMGIVLAAAREAEVALPVGALTAQLIAAARAQGHGGLDHSALLKVVETLSGKP is encoded by the coding sequence ATGAGCAACTCGATCGGTTTCATCGGGCTCGGCATCATGGGCGGCCCGATGTCGGTGAACCTGGCGGCCGCCGGATATCAGGTGGCCGGGTACGACGTGCACCGGCCCGCGCTGGAAAAGCTCGTCGCCGCGGGCGGGCGCCCGTGCGACCGGATCGCCGAGGCGGTGGTCGACGCCGACGTCGTGATCACCATGCTGCCGGACTCACCGCAGGTGGAAGAGGTGGTGCTGGGCGAGGAAGGCGTGCTCGACTTCGCGAAGCCGGGCACGCTGCTCATCGACATGAGCACCATCCGGCCGGAGACCTCCCGGCGGGTGGCCGCACTCGCTTCGACCCGCTGCGTCCGGGTGCTCGACGCGCCGGTCAGCGGCGGGCAGCAGGGCGCGATCGACGGCGTACTGTCCATCATGGCCGGTGGTGACGAGAAGGACTTCCTCGCCGCCACCGAGATCTTCGACGTGCTCGGCAAAACCAGGGTGCACGTCGGCCCGCACGGTGCCGGGCAGACGGTGAAGGCGGCGAACCAGCTGGTGGTCGGCGGCACCTACGCCTTGGTGGCCGAGGCGATCGTGTTGCTGGAGGCGTCCGGTGTGGACGCCGCGGCCGGGCTGGAGGTGCTGGCCGGTGGGCTGGCGGGCAGCCGGATCCTCGAACTGAAGCGGAAGTCGATGGTGGCGCGCGAGTTCCAGCCGGGGTTCCGGATCGACCTGCACCACAAGGACATGGGCATCGTGCTCGCCGCCGCCCGCGAGGCGGAGGTGGCGCTGCCCGTCGGCGCGCTGACCGCGCAGCTCATCGCCGCCGCCCGCGCCCAGGGCCACGGCGGACTGGACCACTCGGCCCTGCTCAAGGTGGTCGAAACCCTCTCCGGCAAGCCCTGA
- a CDS encoding DUF6457 domain-containing protein, whose translation MNMLSDWTVAVCAELGLDAADCERAVVLKVARESASAVARPAAPITAFLLGVAVGRGVPPAEAVARVHRLADGWPRIDWRD comes from the coding sequence ATGAACATGCTCAGCGACTGGACCGTGGCGGTCTGCGCCGAACTGGGGCTGGACGCCGCGGACTGCGAGCGGGCGGTGGTGCTGAAGGTGGCCAGGGAATCCGCTTCGGCGGTGGCCCGGCCGGCGGCGCCGATCACCGCCTTCCTGCTCGGGGTGGCGGTGGGGCGCGGTGTTCCGCCCGCCGAGGCGGTGGCGCGCGTGCACCGTCTCGCCGACGGCTGGCCGCGGATCGACTGGCGCGACTGA
- a CDS encoding chitinase translates to MSIRKSIHRKLAVVAASLAAGALAVVVPSVASAGPETSTDDVNAAAFVVSEAQFNQMFPNRNPFYTYSGLTAAMSSYPGFANTGSDTVKKQEAAAFLANVNHETGGLVHIVEQNQDNYPHYCDATQPYGCPAGQAAYYGRGPVQLSWNFNYKAAGDALGIDLLNDPYLVQNDAAVAWRTGLWYWNTQTGPGTMTPHDAMVNSRGFGETIRSINGALECDGKNPGQVQSRVTAYQNFAAVLGVDPGGNLTC, encoded by the coding sequence ATGTCCATCCGCAAGTCCATTCACCGGAAGCTGGCCGTGGTGGCGGCTTCCCTGGCCGCGGGCGCGCTCGCGGTCGTGGTCCCCTCGGTCGCTTCGGCGGGCCCCGAGACCAGCACCGATGACGTGAACGCCGCGGCGTTCGTGGTCAGCGAGGCCCAGTTCAACCAGATGTTCCCGAACCGGAATCCCTTCTACACCTACAGCGGGCTGACCGCGGCGATGAGCTCGTACCCCGGGTTCGCCAACACGGGCAGTGACACGGTGAAGAAGCAGGAGGCCGCCGCGTTCCTGGCCAACGTCAACCACGAAACCGGTGGCCTGGTCCACATCGTCGAGCAGAACCAGGACAACTACCCGCACTACTGCGACGCCACCCAGCCCTACGGCTGCCCGGCCGGGCAGGCCGCCTACTACGGCCGCGGCCCGGTCCAGCTGAGCTGGAACTTCAACTACAAGGCCGCCGGTGACGCGCTGGGCATCGATCTGCTCAACGACCCGTACCTGGTGCAGAACGACGCGGCGGTGGCCTGGCGGACCGGGCTCTGGTACTGGAACACCCAGACCGGCCCCGGCACGATGACCCCGCACGACGCGATGGTCAACAGCCGCGGCTTCGGCGAGACCATCCGCAGCATCAACGGCGCCCTGGAGTGCGACGGCAAGAACCCGGGCCAGGTCCAGAGCCGGGTCACCGCGTACCAGAACTTCGCCGCGGTGCTCGGCGTCGACCCGGGTGGCAACCTCACCTGCTGA
- a CDS encoding ketopantoate reductase family protein encodes MKVAVLGAGAIGAYVGAHLSRAGAEVHLVARGPHLKAMAQAGVRVLSARGDFVARPRVTDDPGSIGPVDHVFLGLKANGYAAAGPMVKPLLHERTTLIAAQNGIPWWYFHKLAGKYENYRINSVDPDGAVSAALPVERAIGCVVYAATEITAPGVITHLEGTRFSIGEPDGSISPRCSEFSAAMVAGGLKCPVEADLRRDIWLKLMGNIAFNPISALARATMAGICRHVGAREVVVQMMRETLAVATALGANPDISIERRLAGAERAGEHKTSTLQDLEKGKPLELDVLLQAVVELAELTGVEVPTVRAVCALADLLNHQLVSA; translated from the coding sequence GTGAAAGTCGCTGTTCTCGGCGCCGGCGCCATCGGCGCATATGTCGGTGCCCATCTCAGCCGGGCCGGGGCCGAGGTCCATCTCGTCGCCCGGGGCCCTCATCTCAAGGCAATGGCGCAAGCAGGCGTCCGCGTGCTCAGCGCGCGCGGAGACTTCGTGGCGCGGCCACGGGTCACCGACGATCCGGGTTCCATCGGCCCGGTCGACCACGTGTTCCTCGGCCTCAAGGCCAACGGGTACGCCGCGGCGGGCCCGATGGTGAAACCCCTGCTGCACGAACGCACCACGCTGATCGCCGCGCAGAACGGCATCCCGTGGTGGTACTTCCACAAGCTGGCCGGGAAGTACGAGAACTACCGGATCAACAGCGTCGACCCGGACGGCGCGGTCTCCGCCGCCCTGCCGGTCGAGCGCGCGATCGGCTGCGTGGTCTACGCGGCCACCGAGATCACCGCGCCCGGGGTGATCACCCATCTGGAGGGCACCCGCTTCTCCATCGGCGAACCCGACGGCTCGATCTCGCCGCGGTGCTCGGAGTTCTCCGCGGCGATGGTGGCCGGCGGGCTCAAGTGCCCGGTGGAGGCGGACCTGCGCCGCGACATCTGGCTCAAGCTGATGGGAAACATCGCCTTCAACCCGATCAGCGCGCTCGCCAGGGCCACCATGGCGGGCATCTGCCGTCACGTCGGCGCGCGCGAGGTGGTGGTGCAGATGATGCGGGAAACCCTCGCCGTGGCCACCGCGCTCGGCGCGAATCCGGATATCTCCATCGAACGCAGGCTGGCCGGTGCCGAACGCGCCGGTGAGCACAAGACCTCCACGCTCCAGGACCTGGAGAAGGGCAAGCCGCTCGAACTGGACGTGCTGTTGCAGGCGGTGGTGGAACTGGCCGAGCTGACCGGGGTCGAGGTGCCGACGGTGCGCGCGGTGTGCGCGCTGGCGGACCTGCTCAACCACCAGCTGGTGTCGGCCTGA
- the fdhD gene encoding formate dehydrogenase accessory sulfurtransferase FdhD, with amino-acid sequence MGRVTARRRVVRISPSGRTSRADTLAAEEPLEVRVGGRALSVTMRTPGHDFDLAAGFLVSEGVVGATEEITGIAYCAGATSDGSNTYNVLDVRLAPGVSLPEFSLDRNVYMSSSCGVCGKASLDAVRTEARWSVREDPLSLDPAVLSGLPDTLRAAQRVFDRTGGLHAAGLFTVDGSLLCLREDVGRHNAVDKVVGWALRAGLLPLRSSILLVSGRASFELVQKAVMAGIPALAAVSAPSSLAADLAEDTGLTLVGFLRGETMNVYTGAHRLTEPAPVP; translated from the coding sequence ATGGGCAGGGTGACCGCGCGGCGGCGGGTGGTCCGGATTTCGCCGTCCGGGCGGACGTCCCGCGCGGACACCCTGGCCGCCGAAGAACCACTGGAGGTGCGAGTGGGCGGGCGCGCGCTGTCGGTGACCATGCGCACGCCCGGCCACGACTTCGACCTCGCCGCCGGGTTCCTGGTGAGCGAGGGCGTGGTCGGCGCGACGGAGGAGATCACCGGCATCGCCTACTGCGCGGGCGCCACGTCGGACGGCTCGAACACGTACAACGTGCTCGACGTCCGGCTGGCACCCGGGGTGTCGCTGCCGGAGTTCTCGCTCGACCGCAACGTGTACATGTCCTCGTCGTGCGGGGTGTGCGGGAAGGCGAGCCTGGACGCGGTCCGCACCGAGGCGCGTTGGTCGGTGCGCGAGGACCCGCTTTCGCTGGATCCCGCCGTGTTGTCAGGGCTGCCGGACACCTTGCGCGCGGCGCAGCGGGTTTTCGACCGCACGGGTGGATTGCACGCGGCCGGTCTGTTCACTGTGGACGGTTCGCTGCTGTGCCTGCGGGAGGACGTGGGGCGGCACAACGCGGTGGACAAGGTGGTCGGCTGGGCGCTGCGCGCGGGCCTGCTGCCGCTGCGTTCGTCGATCCTGCTGGTCTCGGGGCGGGCTTCGTTCGAACTGGTGCAGAAGGCCGTCATGGCCGGAATCCCGGCGCTGGCGGCGGTTTCGGCCCCGTCGTCGCTGGCCGCCGACCTCGCGGAGGACACCGGGCTCACCCTGGTCGGCTTCCTCCGCGGCGAGACGATGAACGTCTACACGGGCGCCCACCGCCTCACGGAGCCCGCGCCGGTGCCGTGA
- a CDS encoding glucodextranase DOMON-like domain-containing protein, with amino-acid sequence MATPAAVAEPVGPGALSHFGLARKDCLGTARNTTSKVWFTVAGGVLSDVYAPAIDNTNVESLQFVVTDGRTFTDLQSRDTTYTVRSAGAGGMACEVTSTARNGRYRLITEYHTDPARDSVLLRTRLEPLTGSGADLKVFVRFDANINGNGGGGPVNGGADNASVDAATTALVSSDPETRSSAPARDYGTPLAAALRADRNFLATVSGFAGTPTDGLAQLDKHRRLTYRYPSATGGNVVQTAQLDLKPNQPATLSLGFGRSAQAAIDTAGASLHTPFDQSKKVYAQGWDDYDRRLKPLRSGNTKDAEAYKYSVNVLKASEDKTFPGAIVASLGSPWGQAVSAGDAPGGLPVYFGSYREIFARDLYESFSGLMAAGDPDTAKATVRWLFERQQQPDGRFPRNSLLNGKKAPDSGGDQLDETAYPILMALQSGADSGLYDHIRRAADFLVARGPSFGSERWEEQSGHSPSTIAAQIAGLVAAGTIAERNGDPARARLYLATADHFQRGVKAWTVTTTGPYGDGRYFLRLSKNGHPNSDVRYNLGNGSITVDQREVVDAGFLELPRLGILPASDPDVARTLTIVDQILKRDTPRGPGWYRYGTAAEGSEDGYGDCYEPDPTDCGPTGRPWPGPNTGSGHLWPVLAGERGEHLVQTGDRQGASALLAAMRGQATGSGLIPEQIWENAPVPASPSGTDPAIASIGFETGGAAGSASPLSWAQSESIRLARSIDVGRLVEQPAEVRGRYVDRTPPAAVPVTLSAPDTVSAPSSTVTGTAPPGTTVDLAASPTDTGGATTVFSTTADADGRFEAEVPTPLGATVVTVTGGTVTGGTGHAQRVISSDFVSGTVLLDVTDPEGDDHGPGTFTYPTAGDFHDGAFDLRRFQVIDTGDQLVLRAGLRDLTPTFGSPLGAQLLTLYAHDPAATGATTAPSASRNYSLAEEDAWSRRIEVQGFADPSFVGADGVSLGAASVQASQASRTITVSVPKSAFGTPGPGWKFAVVLSGQDGNSPDQARPFTTTAGPYTFGLCAAGGSGPVCAADPATAPKVMDALTPAGVEQGVMLDFTRGPVLLRGVPLG; translated from the coding sequence TTGGCAACACCGGCAGCGGTCGCGGAGCCGGTCGGTCCCGGCGCGCTGTCCCACTTCGGCCTGGCGCGGAAGGACTGCCTCGGCACCGCGCGGAACACCACCAGCAAGGTCTGGTTCACCGTGGCCGGCGGGGTGCTCTCCGACGTCTACGCCCCGGCGATCGACAACACCAACGTCGAATCGCTGCAGTTCGTGGTCACCGACGGCCGCACCTTCACCGATCTGCAGAGCCGCGACACCACCTACACCGTGCGCTCCGCCGGGGCCGGCGGCATGGCCTGCGAGGTCACCTCGACCGCGCGCAACGGCCGCTACCGCCTGATCACCGAGTACCACACCGATCCGGCGCGCGACAGCGTGCTGCTGCGCACCCGGCTCGAACCGTTGACCGGGTCCGGCGCGGACCTCAAGGTGTTCGTGCGGTTCGACGCGAACATCAACGGCAACGGCGGTGGCGGCCCGGTCAACGGCGGTGCCGACAACGCTTCGGTCGACGCGGCCACCACCGCGCTGGTCAGCTCGGACCCGGAGACGCGGAGCAGCGCGCCCGCCCGCGACTACGGCACGCCGCTGGCCGCCGCGCTGCGTGCCGACCGGAATTTCCTGGCCACGGTCAGCGGTTTCGCCGGCACGCCGACCGACGGGCTCGCACAGCTCGACAAGCACCGAAGGCTGACCTACCGCTACCCGTCGGCGACCGGCGGGAACGTGGTGCAGACCGCCCAGCTCGACCTCAAGCCGAACCAGCCCGCCACGCTGTCACTCGGTTTCGGGCGGAGCGCGCAAGCCGCGATCGACACCGCCGGAGCCAGCCTGCACACCCCGTTCGACCAGAGCAAGAAGGTCTACGCGCAGGGCTGGGACGACTACGACCGCAGGCTCAAACCCCTGCGCTCGGGCAACACCAAAGACGCTGAGGCCTACAAGTATTCGGTCAACGTGCTGAAAGCCAGTGAGGACAAGACTTTCCCGGGCGCGATCGTGGCCTCGCTCGGCAGCCCGTGGGGGCAGGCGGTCAGCGCGGGTGACGCGCCAGGGGGACTGCCCGTCTACTTCGGCTCCTACCGCGAGATCTTCGCGCGCGACCTCTACGAGAGCTTCTCCGGTCTGATGGCCGCCGGTGATCCGGACACCGCCAAGGCGACCGTGCGCTGGCTGTTCGAACGACAGCAGCAGCCCGACGGCCGGTTCCCGCGCAACTCCCTGCTCAACGGCAAGAAGGCGCCCGACTCCGGCGGCGACCAGCTCGACGAAACCGCGTACCCGATCCTGATGGCGCTGCAGTCGGGCGCGGATTCCGGTCTGTACGACCACATCCGCCGCGCCGCGGACTTCCTGGTCGCGCGCGGCCCGTCCTTCGGCAGCGAACGCTGGGAGGAGCAGAGCGGCCACTCCCCCTCCACCATCGCCGCCCAGATCGCCGGGCTGGTCGCGGCGGGCACGATCGCCGAGCGTAACGGCGATCCCGCCCGCGCGCGGCTGTACCTGGCCACCGCCGACCACTTCCAGCGCGGCGTGAAGGCGTGGACGGTGACCACCACCGGCCCCTACGGCGACGGCCGGTACTTCCTGCGGTTGAGCAAGAACGGCCATCCGAATTCCGATGTGCGGTACAACCTCGGGAACGGGTCGATCACGGTGGACCAGCGCGAGGTGGTCGACGCCGGGTTCCTCGAACTGCCCCGGCTCGGCATCCTCCCGGCGAGCGATCCCGACGTGGCGCGCACGCTGACGATCGTCGACCAGATCCTCAAGCGCGACACCCCGCGCGGGCCCGGCTGGTACCGCTACGGCACCGCGGCCGAAGGCAGCGAGGACGGCTACGGCGACTGCTACGAACCGGATCCGACGGACTGCGGCCCGACCGGCAGGCCGTGGCCGGGACCGAACACCGGTTCCGGGCACCTGTGGCCGGTGCTCGCCGGGGAACGCGGTGAGCACCTCGTGCAGACCGGTGACCGCCAGGGCGCGAGCGCGCTGCTGGCCGCGATGCGCGGGCAGGCAACGGGTTCCGGGCTCATCCCCGAGCAGATCTGGGAGAACGCCCCGGTTCCGGCGTCGCCGTCCGGCACCGATCCGGCGATCGCGTCGATCGGGTTCGAAACCGGTGGCGCCGCCGGTTCGGCGTCCCCGCTGAGCTGGGCGCAGTCGGAGTCGATCCGGCTGGCGCGCAGCATCGACGTGGGGAGGCTGGTCGAGCAGCCCGCCGAGGTGCGCGGGCGCTATGTCGACCGGACTCCGCCCGCCGCGGTGCCGGTCACGCTGAGCGCGCCGGACACCGTCTCGGCGCCGAGCTCCACCGTCACCGGGACAGCTCCCCCGGGCACCACCGTCGACCTCGCCGCCTCGCCGACCGACACCGGCGGCGCGACCACGGTGTTCAGCACGACCGCCGACGCGGACGGGCGGTTCGAGGCCGAAGTGCCGACGCCATTGGGCGCGACCGTGGTGACCGTGACCGGGGGGACCGTGACCGGGGGGACCGGCCACGCCCAGCGGGTGATCAGTTCCGACTTCGTCTCCGGCACGGTGCTGCTCGACGTCACCGATCCCGAAGGCGACGACCACGGACCCGGCACCTTCACCTACCCGACCGCGGGCGACTTCCACGACGGTGCCTTCGACCTCCGGCGGTTCCAGGTGATCGACACCGGCGACCAGCTGGTCCTGCGGGCCGGGCTGCGTGATCTGACGCCGACCTTCGGCTCACCGCTGGGCGCGCAGCTGCTCACGCTCTACGCGCACGACCCGGCCGCTACCGGCGCGACCACCGCGCCGTCCGCCAGCCGCAACTACTCGCTGGCCGAAGAAGACGCCTGGAGCAGGCGCATCGAGGTGCAGGGCTTCGCCGACCCGTCCTTCGTCGGTGCCGACGGGGTTTCCCTCGGCGCCGCCTCGGTCCAGGCGAGCCAGGCGTCGCGGACGATCACCGTCAGCGTGCCCAAGAGCGCGTTCGGCACGCCCGGTCCGGGCTGGAAGTTCGCCGTCGTCCTCAGCGGGCAGGACGGCAACAGCCCGGACCAGGCGCGCCCGTTCACCACGACCGCCGGGCCCTACACCTTCGGCCTGTGCGCCGCCGGTGGCTCGGGCCCGGTCTGCGCCGCGGACCCGGCCACGGCGCCGAAGGTCATGGACGCGCTCACCCCGGCGGGCGTCGAGCAAGGGGTGATGCTCGACTTCACCCGCGGGCCGGTGCTGCTCCGCGGCGTGCCGCTGGGGTGA
- a CDS encoding STAS domain-containing protein — translation MTSDLRASDEGPPLTVRTERLGATVLVVVGGEIDLLTAPRVREAGAEALAEGPARLVLDLTGVVFLASAGLEAMISLHEAAGDAAELRVVAGGTATLRPLEITGLTDVLDVYRTREEALGED, via the coding sequence GTGACTTCCGACCTGAGGGCGTCCGACGAGGGCCCGCCGCTGACCGTCCGGACGGAGCGGCTCGGCGCCACGGTGCTCGTGGTGGTGGGCGGCGAGATAGACCTGCTCACCGCGCCCCGCGTCCGGGAGGCGGGAGCCGAAGCGCTGGCCGAGGGGCCCGCGCGGCTCGTGCTGGACCTGACCGGCGTGGTCTTCCTGGCCTCGGCCGGGCTGGAGGCGATGATCTCACTGCACGAGGCCGCCGGGGACGCCGCCGAACTGCGCGTGGTGGCCGGTGGCACGGCCACCCTGCGCCCGCTGGAGATCACCGGCCTGACCGACGTGCTCGACGTCTACCGGACCCGCGAGGAAGCCCTCGGCGAAGATTGA